The segment tccagacacgcaggcccagcggccacggctcacgggcccagccgctccacggcgtgtgggatcctcccggaccgaggtacgaacctgtgtcccctgcatcagcaggcggactctcaaccactgcgccaccagggaagcccgtttctcTGTTTTTTATGGACAagttaaaattcatataaaagcAGACGCCAGTTCCTGTCCCAAGTGTTTTGAGGCAAATTCCAGATGTTATTTCACCTGTAACTGTTTATCAGCGTGTGTCTTTACTAGACAAGGATCTGAGGGCTCTCTCTGAAGGCTGCATTTATGCAAACAGTGTGGGGATGGTCTCCCACCCCTGGGTGGCCAGGTGCCTCCTGCCCGGTTTGGTTCAGCACAAACAACCTGTGCTTCCTGCTGTCTTCTGTGGGCTCTGCTCTTGTCTGCCCCGTCTCTTGCAAGTGGACTTCTCCTCCCACGACAGCCTGGGAGCCTTGGACGGGGCAGGGACCATGTCCGGCTCCTGTCCTCCCTGGGGGCATGCTGGGCCTGGCCTGGTTCCGTTTGGACATTGGTGTGTGTCACCGTCCTGCCTCAGGTCCTGAGAGCAAAGCCACTGGAAGGGGCTGAGTCTTGGGGTGATGCCATGCCCTCCCCACAGGGTCCTGGGGGAGGCTGTCCTGCCCTTCCCGCCTGCGCTGGCCGAAGTGACGCTGGGGATTGGCCGTGGCCACAGGGTCATCCTGCGTAGTTACCAGGAGGAGGCAGGTGAGGGAACCAGACgtggcctggggcagggggcagaggtgggctgggctggggcatgGCCCGGGTTTCCTCCTGTTGCTGACCCCACAGACAGTGCCGCCAAAGCCATGGTGACCGAGATGAGCATCGGGGGTGAGGATTTCCAGCAGCTGCAGGCCCAGGAAGGGGTGGCCATCACTTTCTGCCTCAAGGAATTCCGGGTGAGGTTGCCCCACGCGCGCTCACTGCCCGGGCCACCCGCTTCTCCTTGCCGGCGGGCCGGGGGCCTCAGCGCTCTGCCTCTCCCTTCCCAGGGGCTCCTGAGCTTCGCTGAGTCAGCGAACTTGTCTCTCAGCATTTACTTTGATGGCCCGGGCAGGTAACTCCCAGCCTCAGGACAGGGAGGGGAGGGCTCTGGGACAGGAGCCAAGGGGCCTTGACCTTGCCTGGACCCGTCACCTGCCCAGGCCAGCCATCTTTGCCATCAAGGACTCTCTGCTAGACGGCCACTTTGTCCTGGCCACGCTCTCAGAGCCGGACCTGTGCGCCCCGGAGCTCCAGCGGCCAGTGCCTCAGCTTCAGGCTCACAGGTGAGAGCGCTGCCCAcccactcctccccctccccacctctgtgcACCCTGGGGAGCGAGCTGCTCCCAGCGCCtgcgcctccccctccccccacttcctgtTGGGCCCTAGGCCCTGCAGTGCTCACAGCTTCCGGCCCTGCAGGCTCAACCTTACTGGGCAGCTGTACTCAGAGACTCCCCCCACCCAGGGAAGTGTCCCCAGGGTCCAGCTGGCTTCCTTCTCTGGCTGAGGCCTCCCCTCCGAGCCTCCTCCCAGGCCAAGGAGGGAAAGCGCTGCTGGGAAGCCGGTGGCTGAAAGGGCAGGTGGGTTGGGGAGGATGGGCCCAGTGTAGTTTAAGCAGAGGAAGTTTGGCCTGGCCCTCCGCCCAGCATGTCCCTGGGCCCCAGTGCTCTCCAGTTCCTGTCCCCTGGGAAGGTGCAGGCTTGGGCCCCAGGTGGCCCAGCTTACAGGACttgctgctcccctcccccagctgagcTAAAGTGGCCCCCAAGATGCCTCCCTCAGGCCTCTACCTCAACTCTGATGAAAGGATTTCAGGTCCACCCCCTCCAGGAAGCAGCCACTTAACCCCAGgcatcctctcccctcccaccaaaTCAGGAAGTAATAAAACCAAGAGGCCACCAATGGTCACAGGGCTTTTGCAGCCCCCCACTGAGCCCTCCAAGGTGGGGCCCTGCCTCTGTTCCCCGTCTTCTCTCCCGGTCCTACAGCACACCCCACCTGGACGACTTTGCCCTTGATGACATTGACTCTTACATGATCGCCATGGAAACCACCGTGGGCAGCGAGGGCTCGCGAACACTGCCCTCCACCTCCCCTTCACCTGGCCTCCAGCCCCACCGTAGCCCTGGCTCCCACTCAGAGGAGGAAGATGACACcgagcccagcacagtgcctgggactcCCCCACCCAAGAAGGTAGGGGCTGGCTGGAGacggaggcaggggagggagcagCCTCCAGAGCTCACTCGGCTTCCTCTGTTTTCTCGCCAGTTCCGCTCGCTGTTCTTTGGCTCCGTCCTGGCCCCTGCACACTCTCCCCAGGGCCCCAGCCCCGTGCTGGCTGAGGACAGCGAGGGGGAGGGCTGAGCCGAGAAGTCCTTGGAGGACCGGACCTCCCCACGCATCCCCACCTCCCAGCGCCAACCAGGGGCGGGGCCAGTTCTCCAGGGTGGGTGGTAGAGGTGGGCTGTGCTGGAGCTCAGCTGGCTGGTCCTGCCgcctcccccaggccccaggccctgctCGGCTATCTGTGACTGGCCTGGGTACTGTCGTCTCCCTTCAGCCCCTAGTCGATCATGCCTGTTCCCAGTCTTGGTGCTGAGCTGCCACCTGCTGGGAGGTCCCTCTCCTCTTAATCCAACCACGTGGCCAGGGTTGGGGGCCTGCCTTCTCTAAGCCCACCTCCCTAAGAGAAAAATCAAGGTGGggctgctggcctctgctgatCTACCTTCTCTGCCAATCAGGACCTGTCCCTCCCTCAGATCCTGGGTACACCACGGGGATCCCCTGTGGCCGGCACACACTGTTTTGCTTGCTTTTCTAAAACTCTGGCCCTGGCTTGGAAATTCCAAGGGCCCCTGTGACCTGAGCACGTGGCTGGTGTTTCCCTGGCTGGGGCCCCATATGCCCAGCGAGCCTCCCAAGTGGCCCTAGGCAGAAGGGTCGCCAGGCACAGCATTTGGGACAAGGGAGACAGACGCCATGGCGAGAATCCAGCTTTGACCTTTATTCGAGAGACCAGATGGGTTGCCCCAGGATCCGGCTGCCAGCCCTGAGGCCAAGCAAGGCTGGGGACCCACAATCTGGCCCTGCTCTGCCCTGAGCTGCAGCCTCAGCCCCAGGATCCTGCCTGCAGCCATTGCAGGTGCAGGTGGAAGGAGCCCTGGGGGTTTGCACGCTGCTGTtgattcataaaaaaaaaaaaagaaaaatacaccaaGGCTCCGTGTTCCCTGTGATGGGCGGCCCTAGGGGCCAGCACAAACCCTCACAGCCATGTGATTTCTGTACAATCCACCATCTGGGGCAGAGGGCGGGCACACGGAGGCTATTTCTTGGCTTTGGCGGAGTTGCGGGGCGGGGTGATGGGCCGGCCTCCAGGATTCAGGCCGCTGAACTGTCCATATTTCCCCTTGTTCTTGTCGGCGGGCTTGAGGATCTAGAAGAGGCAAGCTGGTCAGGCTCATGGGGCTGAGCCATGGGCCCCCCGCCCCTTCCatgcccacctccacccccacctggAAGGAGCACATGAGCGTCTCGTCCACGCTCATCATGGCGCCTGCGTTGTCAAACTCGCCACAGTAGTTAGGAGCTGAGAAGAGTGTCACCAGCTGCCGCTTGGCAAAGAACTCATAGCCATCTTCTACCACCTGGACAAGGGTGGGGGCAGTTAGTTCAGCAGGTGCTGCTGCCCGGCCCCCACTGCCACCCAGACCAGAGCTGCCAGCCCACCTGGTGTGCCCGGCAGATGAGATCCAGGTCATGCTTGTGCAGGAACTTGGCCACAACCTCAGCTCCAAAGGTAAAGGAGACGCCACGGTCATTCTCGCCCCAGCCCTGCACGTCCTTGTCAGGGTCAGACCACAGCAGGTCACACAGCAGGCCCTGGTCTGGCACGTCTGTAGGCCGCATGATACGCCGGATCTGCTCCATGGACTGTAGGTCTGGGGACAGGCCTGGGGGGCACCGGGGGCAGGTCACTTCCTCAAGCCTCAAAACCAGGGCCctcccttctccaggaagcctttgcCAATCAGCCTCTGTTCCCCCAACCCTCTGCCCTCTCCTGGATTCCTGGGAGCCTGCACAGGCAGAGCTCATCGCCTTCTGCCTCTTCAAGTCCCTGTCCCTTCACGGAGCACAGTGCTCCCTGGGGAAAGACAAGCAAACTCCACGCAAGAAGCCGAGGCCATGACACGACAGTGAGTGCAGCCTAACGCTGGGGTGCGGGGTTACTTTGTGGAAGAAGTGATATCCAAACCAGGACTCCAGGTAGAGCTGTTCCAGGTGGCTGAGAACGTGTCCTCCAGCTAAAACTTCCGTCCCAAATCCCCCAGGGATATGGCCAGGCTGGTCCTGCCCAAGCATTCCCTCGCCATGCGGCCCAGAGCCGCCCTCACCCCCGTGACAGCAGAAGATCTTTTCATCCACAATGGCAGCAATAGGCAGGCAGTTGAAGCAATCGGTGAAGGTTTTCCATAGTTTGATGTTGTAGCGTCTCTTGCCTgcccagagggaaggagagggctcACGAGAAGGCCTGTCTGCCCCACCCTCAGTGTGGGTCTCTGGGCCTTCCAGGGCACATTGTGTGTTGTTCAGACACAGCTGGGAGAAGAGAATGGAAGGCAAGAAGGGAAaccgccccccccaacccccaccccactgcctcCCAGGAGGAATTCTAAAGCAGCTGAGTCCACAGGAACCCCAGAATTCCAGTTCTGGAACAACCTCAGGGTTGGCACCCACCCCCCTGCACACAAGCAGAGCCAGGCCAAGACCGGGcctggtctctctcagcttctggCCGATAAGAGTCCAGTCCGGACAGGCATCCTAAGTGCTTAAGTAACGGATGCACTGGAGGGGAGTGTTGACAGGCAAGGCCCTGCATGAGAATGCTGGCAGCCCTTCCGTCAGCAACCATTCACCACGTCCCTCCCAAGCACCAGGACCCACGCCAGGAGGGCAGGGCGAGGAGATGTGAACTGGTCCGGCCCTGCCTTCACGGAGCTCAGTCTAGCAGGTGTTTGTCAAACACTGCTACCCCAGCCACAAGTTCAACACGAGGGTCGCACTGAATGGCCGGGAGAGCCCTTCAGGACCCGCTCAGCCCCAGACGCTCAGGCCACTCACACTCATCGTAGAAGCCGTAGATGCGGTTGATGCTGGCACACTCGTGGTTCCCACGGAGCAGGAAGAAGTTCTCGGGGTACTTGATCTTATAGGCCAGCAGCAAGCAGATGGTCTCCAATGACTGCTTGCCCCTGTCCACGTAGTCCCCCAGAAACAGGTAGTTGCTCTCTGGAGGGAAGCCGCCGTACTCGAACAGCCGCAGAAGGTCGTAGTACTGGCCATGGATGTCGCCTGTGACACACAGAACCAGGTCAGCACTAGATGCAGTCTAAACTTGAACCCAGGGCCAGGGTTGGCCTCAAGGGAAGAGAGATCCAGGGACTTTGGCTGGGGGGGGCGGTACCCACTTTCAGGAAGCAAAGGGGTCCGGGCAGGGGGCTCACCGCAGATCTTGAGGGGTGCCTCCAGCTCCAGAAGAATGGGCTGGCTCAGGAAAATCTCCCGGGATTTGAGGCACAGACCACGGATCTCGTTCTCTGTCAGCTGTACATTCTTTCCAGGCCGCgagccctgcactgggagtggAATGAGGCAACAGGACCCTCAGGCAAGAAGAGGGTGGGTGACATGGGTGGCCCCATAGGCACTTCTGGGGGGCGCCTGGGCCTCCCGGGCCCCGCCTCGCCCAGGGGCAGCTGTTGCTGCTGAGCCTCCTGGGACCCCCGCCTCAAGCCTCAAGGGACGAGACCCCCAACTACCCTCAAGACACTCGAGGGGGATTGCTGTGCGCGGAGGCCTGCCAAAACCTCAGAACACAGGACCCCTTGCTTGGGGGGGGCTAGGCTTCTCGGATTTCTCTCTCACCCCAAGAGCCCTGGCCAACCCGTGCGCCCCCGCCCTGCTCTGGCAAGGGGAGCAACCCCAGACCTCCCAGGCGCGCCGCGATTGGAAAGGGGGGCACCTGCGGCCACGGGACCTCGCGGCCCGTCCCCGCCCAGTCTAAGCTGGCCCTGGGAGGGGCAAGTCCACCCGCGCGCCACTTCCGGGCCAGGCAGGGGACCAGGGCGCGGCCGGCGCCCACCTCCCCTGTCCCGGCCAACCTTCCAGCAGGCGCCCGATGATAGAGTCCAGGTTGAGCTTCTCGCTGTCGGACATGGCGGCGCCGCCGCTCTGGCCCCAGCAGCTCCGGGCCCGCTCCTGCCACCCGCCCTCCCGCTGCCTCCTTCCGGCCTGGCGCTCCTTCCGCCCGCCCCGGCTCGCCGCCCCGCCTCCTaggccgcccgccccgccccgccccgcccctccccgctc is part of the Kogia breviceps isolate mKogBre1 chromosome 7, mKogBre1 haplotype 1, whole genome shotgun sequence genome and harbors:
- the RAD9A gene encoding cell cycle checkpoint control protein RAD9A isoform X1, which gives rise to MWDGAGLLGATNAPFPGGVTQGELLHPLPGSLCSHPGILRFFSVLPLQFASTPLAAVLGKAVHSLSRIGDELYLEPLEDGLSLRTVNSSRSAYACFLFAPLFFQQYQAATPGQDPLRCKILMKSFLSVFRSLAMLEKTVEKCCIFLNGRSSRLVVQLYCKYGVKKTHNLSFQDCESLQAVFDPAVCPHVLCAPARVLGEAVLPFPPALAEVTLGIGRGHRVILRSYQEEADSAAKAMVTEMSIGGEDFQQLQAQEGVAITFCLKEFRVRLPHARSLPGPPASPCRRAGGLSALPLPSQGLLSFAESANLSLSIYFDGPGRPAIFAIKDSLLDGHFVLATLSEPDLCAPELQRPVPQLQAHSTPHLDDFALDDIDSYMIAMETTVGSEGSRTLPSTSPSPGLQPHRSPGSHSEEEDDTEPSTVPGTPPPKKFRSLFFGSVLAPAHSPQGPSPVLAEDSEGEG
- the RAD9A gene encoding cell cycle checkpoint control protein RAD9A isoform X7; amino-acid sequence: MLEKTVEKCCIFLNGRSSRLVVQLYCKYGVKKTHNLSFQDCESLQAVFDPAVCPHVLCAPARVLGEAVLPFPPALAEVTLGIGRGHRVILRSYQEEADSAAKAMVTEMSIGGEDFQQLQAQEGVAITFCLKEFRVRLPHARSLPGPPASPCRRAGGLSALPLPSQGLLSFAESANLSLSIYFDGPGRPAIFAIKDSLLDGHFVLATLSEPDLCAPELQRPVPQLQAHSTPHLDDFALDDIDSYMIAMETTVGSEGSRTLPSTSPSPGLQPHRSPGSHSEEEDDTEPSTVPGTPPPKKFRSLFFGSVLAPAHSPQGPSPVLAEDSEGEG
- the RAD9A gene encoding cell cycle checkpoint control protein RAD9A isoform X6 translates to MKCLVTGSNVKVLGKAVHSLSRIGDELYLEPLEDGLSLRTVNSSRSAYACFLFAPLFFQQYQAATPGQDPLRCKILMKSFLSVFRSLAMLEKTVEKCCIFLNGRSSRLVVQLYCKYGVKKTHNLSFQDCESLQAVFDPAVCPHVLCAPARVLGEAVLPFPPALAEVTLGIGRGHRVILRSYQEEADSAAKAMVTEMSIGGEDFQQLQAQEGVAITFCLKEFRGLLSFAESANLSLSIYFDGPGRPAIFAIKDSLLDGHFVLATLSEPDLCAPELQRPVPQLQAHSTPHLDDFALDDIDSYMIAMETTVGSEGSRTLPSTSPSPGLQPHRSPGSHSEEEDDTEPSTVPGTPPPKKFRSLFFGSVLAPAHSPQGPSPVLAEDSEGEG
- the RAD9A gene encoding cell cycle checkpoint control protein RAD9A isoform X3 produces the protein MWDGAGLLGATNAPFPGGVTQGELLHPLPGSLCSHPGILRFFSVLPLQFASTPLAAVLGKAVHSLSRIGDELYLEPLEDGLSLRTVNSSRSAYACFLFAPLFFQQYQAATPGQDPLRCKILMKSFLSVFRSLAMLEKTVEKCCIFLNGRSSRLVVQLYCKYGVKKTHNLSFQDCESLQAVFDPAVCPHVLCAPARVLGEAVLPFPPALAEVTLGIGRGHRVILRSYQEEADSAAKAMVTEMSIGGEDFQQLQAQEGVAITFCLKEFRGLLSFAESANLSLSIYFDGPGRPAIFAIKDSLLDGHFVLATLSEPDLCAPELQRPVPQLQAHSTPHLDDFALDDIDSYMIAMETTVGSEGSRTLPSTSPSPGLQPHRSPGSHSEEEDDTEPSTVPGTPPPKKFRSLFFGSVLAPAHSPQGPSPVLAEDSEGEG
- the RAD9A gene encoding cell cycle checkpoint control protein RAD9A isoform X5, with the translated sequence MKCLVTGSNVKVLGKAVHSLSRIGDELYLEPLEDGLSLRTVNSSRSAYACFLFAPLFFQQYQAATPGQDPLRCKILMKSFLSVFRSLAMLEKTVEKCCIFLNGRSSRLVVQLYCKYGVKKTHNLSFQDCESLQAVFDPAVCPHVLCAPARVLGEAVLPFPPALAEVTLGIGRGHRVILRSYQEEAGEGTRRGLGQGAEVGWAGAWPGFPPVADPTDSAAKAMVTEMSIGGEDFQQLQAQEGVAITFCLKEFRGLLSFAESANLSLSIYFDGPGRPAIFAIKDSLLDGHFVLATLSEPDLCAPELQRPVPQLQAHSTPHLDDFALDDIDSYMIAMETTVGSEGSRTLPSTSPSPGLQPHRSPGSHSEEEDDTEPSTVPGTPPPKKFRSLFFGSVLAPAHSPQGPSPVLAEDSEGEG
- the RAD9A gene encoding cell cycle checkpoint control protein RAD9A isoform X4; translation: MKCLVTGSNVKVLGKAVHSLSRIGDELYLEPLEDGLSLRTVNSSRSAYACFLFAPLFFQQYQAATPGQDPLRCKILMKSFLSVFRSLAMLEKTVEKCCIFLNGRSSRLVVQLYCKYGVKKTHNLSFQDCESLQAVFDPAVCPHVLCAPARVLGEAVLPFPPALAEVTLGIGRGHRVILRSYQEEADSAAKAMVTEMSIGGEDFQQLQAQEGVAITFCLKEFRVRLPHARSLPGPPASPCRRAGGLSALPLPSQGLLSFAESANLSLSIYFDGPGRPAIFAIKDSLLDGHFVLATLSEPDLCAPELQRPVPQLQAHSTPHLDDFALDDIDSYMIAMETTVGSEGSRTLPSTSPSPGLQPHRSPGSHSEEEDDTEPSTVPGTPPPKKFRSLFFGSVLAPAHSPQGPSPVLAEDSEGEG
- the RAD9A gene encoding cell cycle checkpoint control protein RAD9A isoform X2, giving the protein MEKIPSDWKEREGFSRRWWKWRPLGQVCEQKPARGLGLTLLVTASLSLLFLAQLSLRTVNSSRSAYACFLFAPLFFQQYQAATPGQDPLRCKILMKSFLSVFRSLAMLEKTVEKCCIFLNGRSSRLVVQLYCKYGVKKTHNLSFQDCESLQAVFDPAVCPHVLCAPARVLGEAVLPFPPALAEVTLGIGRGHRVILRSYQEEAGEGTRRGLGQGAEVGWAGAWPGFPPVADPTDSAAKAMVTEMSIGGEDFQQLQAQEGVAITFCLKEFRGLLSFAESANLSLSIYFDGPGRPAIFAIKDSLLDGHFVLATLSEPDLCAPELQRPVPQLQAHSTPHLDDFALDDIDSYMIAMETTVGSEGSRTLPSTSPSPGLQPHRSPGSHSEEEDDTEPSTVPGTPPPKKFRSLFFGSVLAPAHSPQGPSPVLAEDSEGEG
- the PPP1CA gene encoding serine/threonine-protein phosphatase PP1-alpha catalytic subunit — its product is MSDSEKLNLDSIIGRLLEVQGSRPGKNVQLTENEIRGLCLKSREIFLSQPILLELEAPLKICGDIHGQYYDLLRLFEYGGFPPESNYLFLGDYVDRGKQSLETICLLLAYKIKYPENFFLLRGNHECASINRIYGFYDECKRRYNIKLWKTFTDCFNCLPIAAIVDEKIFCCHGGLSPDLQSMEQIRRIMRPTDVPDQGLLCDLLWSDPDKDVQGWGENDRGVSFTFGAEVVAKFLHKHDLDLICRAHQVVEDGYEFFAKRQLVTLFSAPNYCGEFDNAGAMMSVDETLMCSFQILKPADKNKGKYGQFSGLNPGGRPITPPRNSAKAKK